TGCATATTGTTGAGTATGACGGGTAATCTGGTTCTTAGTATTTAAAAACAAGTTGTTGTACACTGTAAACCCTATTCTTGAATCATAATAGAAAGGTAATGTTGTTGTACACTGTAAACCCTATTCTTGAATCATAATAGAAAGGTAATGCAGTTGCTCTGCAATAGGAGAAGTAGACACAATTGGTCAAACTTTGTGATCAAATCTCCtatattcattttgtttttcctaTCTTTACTTTTGAACTGGGGTTGCTGTTCTAACACATATACACTCAAATACAATGCCATTTTGCGATCACTTTTAATGCTTTTTCTTGTCTAATTTGTTTGACTAAAAAGTTGCTTTTCATGCACTTTGCAATTGCAGCCTTCAAGAGATTGTACCATTAAACCCTGGCAACATTTTTGTTGCTGCTGATACTCGACCTGTACCAAAATGGGAAAACCTTATTCGCGAAACATTGAATAGAGTTCAACCAAAACCATCAAAGATAAAATCCTTCAGTGACCCTCCATCCCCATCAAAGTTTAAACCATCAGTTGATGCACCGGATATAGAAGAAGAAATATTACTAGAAAGTGATAGCGACATTGGTGAAGAAGTCCATCCATTAGACGAAGAACAACATAATAATGTATTTGATAATGGTATAGATAATAATAATCCAATCACAGATGAAGCCTTGAATACTAGTTTGCAGGCTGCAGAGGCTGCTGATATTGCAAACTCAAGGAGGTTGAATAGGTTAAATTGTTTTCGCAACGATCATGATTCATCGGAAAACATTGAAACAACATCTTCTCAACAGATTAGAAAGCTATCTAAAATGGTTAGTGGGAGTGAAAGGATTGGTTTGACTTGGCCAGAGCCACCATTAAATTTGTTGCCTCAGAGAGTATTGGAGAGACCAGTTTCTTTTAAACCTGTTAAATCCTTTCAAGCAACAAAGTCCTTTAGAAACAGTGattcttttaaatcaaaaacagATGCTATGGATTTACTGGCTGATATTGACCTTGAAGCTTTGATGAAGAGGAAAACAAGACCATCATATGTGAAGATAGTGAGCAAACAGATGGTTGGGATTTTCATTTCGATATGGGTTCGAAGGAGCTTGCGAAAACATATTCAGAATTTGAAGATGTCAACTGTTGGTGTTGGTGTCATGGGATATATTGGTAACAAGGTCTGTCTTTCTGTTAAATTTTCCATCTTTATAGATTGCTAAGAATATGAGAAATGTTATGAGATGATGAGaaacttttattttgaaatttcagGGATCAATATCAGTGAGCATGTCTGTCTATCAGACACTTTTTTGCTTTATATGCAGTCACCTTACAGCAGGTGAAAAGGAAGCAGATGAAATCAAAAGAAATGTTGATGTTCGTGAAATACATCAAAGAACACATTTCTATTCAATTTCTGATATTGGACTTCCCAAAACCATCCTTGATCATGAGTTAGTCAATACTACTTTACATGCTtgttggtgttttttttttctttgaaaaaattAGCTTCATTACTTGTACTGTTGAATTATATAACGAGtcatttaatcaattataatttatttgcagACGAATAATTTGGTTGGGTGATCTGAATTACCGTATCAGCTTGTCATATGATAAAACAAGAGAACTTATCTCAAAAAAGCAGTGGTCAAAATTGGTTGAAAGAGACCAggtaaaaatactaatatagaATCTTTCATTAGATGTTAAATAACTATGTTCCATCATAGTCCATGGCATTGTTCATCTTGGTTTCATGAGATAACTTATGAAAATATGGAAAGTAGCTGCTTAAGAAAAAGTACTCAAATTGTAAGGGTATATATAATTGACATCGTCTTATTATCACAGCTTGTGAAAGAACTAGAGAAAGGTGT
The genomic region above belongs to Cicer arietinum cultivar CDC Frontier isolate Library 1 chromosome 4, Cicar.CDCFrontier_v2.0, whole genome shotgun sequence and contains:
- the LOC101508543 gene encoding type IV inositol polyphosphate 5-phosphatase 3-like; this translates as MKHPQSANKHQQNLWAAMVLGKWLHIRSKEADYGADLDDDDADDNEDDPESDSDNEDFGRHSRFGYSREDEAPAKSNEFNPSLRRQKSLTLRSQYINKKELRVCAGTWNVGGKLPPNDLDIDDWLGIDQPADIYVLGLQEIVPLNPGNIFVAADTRPVPKWENLIRETLNRVQPKPSKIKSFSDPPSPSKFKPSVDAPDIEEEILLESDSDIGEEVHPLDEEQHNNVFDNGIDNNNPITDEALNTSLQAAEAADIANSRRLNRLNCFRNDHDSSENIETTSSQQIRKLSKMVSGSERIGLTWPEPPLNLLPQRVLERPVSFKPVKSFQATKSFRNSDSFKSKTDAMDLLADIDLEALMKRKTRPSYVKIVSKQMVGIFISIWVRRSLRKHIQNLKMSTVGVGVMGYIGNKGSISVSMSVYQTLFCFICSHLTAGEKEADEIKRNVDVREIHQRTHFYSISDIGLPKTILDHERIIWLGDLNYRISLSYDKTRELISKKQWSKLVERDQLVKELEKGVFDGWSEGTLNFPPTYKYEINSEKYYGEDPKVGRRTPAWCDRILSYGNGMRLMSYKRNEIKFSDHRPVSATYMAEVEVFSPRKLQKALTFTDAEVENEEIINNFGTWNLAA